One genomic segment of Aquipluma nitroreducens includes these proteins:
- a CDS encoding MGMT family protein translates to MARILLFMSDFYDKVYEVVRLIPAGRVTSYGAIATFLGTAQSSRMIGWAMNNAGSQEKYVPAHRVVNRNGLLTGKHHFGSSTVMQELLEAEGITVVDDQIVDFEKHFWNPMIELDME, encoded by the coding sequence TTGGCAAGAATTCTATTGTTTATGAGCGATTTTTACGATAAAGTGTATGAGGTTGTGCGCCTGATTCCTGCGGGAAGAGTGACGAGCTACGGAGCGATTGCGACTTTTCTGGGTACAGCACAATCGTCACGAATGATTGGTTGGGCCATGAACAATGCCGGTAGTCAGGAAAAATATGTCCCCGCCCACCGGGTTGTCAACCGAAACGGATTGCTCACCGGGAAGCATCATTTCGGCTCGTCAACCGTTATGCAGGAATTGCTCGAGGCTGAAGGAATTACGGTCGTTGATGACCAGATTGTTGATTTTGAAAAGCACTTCTGGAATCCGATGATTGAACTTGACATGGAATAG
- a CDS encoding metal ABC transporter solute-binding protein, Zn/Mn family, whose amino-acid sequence MKNYFYLIFVILFACQPKSREASSLVSVSILPQKYFVEQIAGNLLQVNVLVPPGSSPHNYEILPSQMKDLAKSKAWLQIGLLTFEDAWKEKMAEINKDLLIVNCSEGISPLAGDDHHEEGHEHAGAFDPHIWLAPAEVKVLAQNTLKTLRKSFPEHAPEFEKNYSRFILKIDSLSAQIDQKLAPLKNRNILIFHPALAYYARQFSLEQIPLELDGKEPSPKHMKDIVDLAHQQNLHVIFIQKEFDPAFAQQMAREINGEVMIIDPLDFNWEKQILDITEKIAAQE is encoded by the coding sequence ATGAAGAATTACTTTTATTTGATTTTTGTTATCCTCTTTGCGTGTCAGCCCAAGTCCAGGGAAGCTTCCAGTCTGGTTTCGGTGAGTATCCTTCCGCAAAAATATTTTGTTGAGCAAATTGCAGGTAATTTACTGCAGGTCAATGTGTTGGTTCCTCCTGGAAGCAGTCCGCATAATTACGAAATTCTTCCTTCTCAGATGAAAGATCTGGCCAAGTCGAAAGCCTGGTTGCAAATCGGACTTCTTACTTTTGAAGATGCATGGAAGGAAAAGATGGCAGAAATTAATAAAGATTTACTGATTGTGAATTGCTCGGAGGGAATTTCTCCACTTGCCGGGGATGATCACCACGAAGAAGGTCACGAACATGCCGGAGCCTTTGATCCGCACATCTGGCTGGCACCTGCCGAAGTTAAGGTTCTGGCTCAAAATACGCTGAAAACATTGAGGAAAAGCTTTCCGGAACATGCTCCCGAATTCGAAAAGAATTATTCGCGTTTTATCCTGAAAATCGATTCGCTTTCGGCACAAATTGATCAGAAACTTGCCCCGCTGAAAAACCGGAATATCCTGATTTTTCATCCGGCGCTGGCCTATTATGCCCGCCAGTTCAGTCTCGAACAAATTCCGCTCGAACTTGATGGTAAGGAACCATCGCCCAAACACATGAAAGATATTGTGGATTTGGCTCATCAGCAAAACTTACATGTTATTTTTATCCAGAAAGAGTTTGATCCGGCATTTGCCCAACAAATGGCTCGCGAGATTAATGGTGAAGTGATGATTATTGATCCTCTCGACTTCAACTGGGAAAAACAGATACTTGATATTACTGAAAAAATTGCAGCTCAAGAATGA
- a CDS encoding ROK family protein has product MKKVAIGVDIGGTNTAIGVVDELGNVVAKGNISTRTDGDVDRYVDDLSSAIHELINSVKLLNPEIEIQGIGIGAPNANYYAGTIEYAANLAFKGVVPLVKLLKLKFPELKAISMTNDANAAAIGEMIYGGAVGMKNFVMYTLGTGVGSGIVVNGDLVYGDDGFAGECGHTTLIPGGRLCGCGALGHFEAYCSAPGMKRTAFELLVKYNATDSLLADKSFNELDSKMIFDAAERGDKVANEVFEQTGKWLGQGFADTAHHLSPEAIFLFGGPTAAGDYIFKPAKESMEKHLLTSFKNKIQILPSQLKPGDAAIVGASALVYQELNKM; this is encoded by the coding sequence ATGAAAAAAGTAGCAATAGGTGTCGATATTGGTGGAACAAATACTGCCATTGGTGTTGTTGATGAATTAGGAAATGTAGTTGCAAAAGGAAACATTTCAACCCGAACCGATGGGGACGTTGATCGGTATGTTGATGATTTATCATCAGCAATTCATGAATTAATCAATTCGGTTAAACTATTAAATCCTGAAATCGAAATTCAGGGGATTGGAATTGGAGCTCCAAATGCAAATTATTACGCCGGAACTATTGAATATGCTGCAAACCTGGCCTTTAAAGGTGTCGTGCCTCTTGTGAAACTTCTTAAACTTAAATTTCCTGAACTAAAGGCCATCTCAATGACCAACGACGCCAATGCTGCTGCGATTGGCGAGATGATTTACGGCGGTGCCGTTGGGATGAAAAACTTTGTGATGTACACTCTTGGCACAGGTGTTGGAAGTGGAATCGTTGTCAATGGAGATTTGGTATATGGCGACGACGGTTTTGCCGGCGAATGTGGTCACACCACCTTAATCCCTGGCGGAAGACTGTGTGGTTGTGGTGCACTTGGTCACTTTGAAGCATACTGCTCAGCTCCGGGCATGAAACGCACTGCTTTTGAGCTGTTGGTGAAATACAATGCTACCGACAGTTTATTGGCTGACAAATCTTTTAACGAACTCGATTCGAAAATGATTTTTGATGCTGCTGAAAGAGGAGATAAAGTAGCCAACGAAGTATTTGAACAAACCGGGAAATGGCTTGGACAGGGTTTTGCCGATACAGCTCATCACCTGAGTCCTGAAGCCATCTTTTTGTTTGGTGGTCCAACTGCTGCCGGCGACTATATTTTCAAACCCGCGAAAGAAAGTATGGAGAAACATTTGTTAACGTCTTTTAAAAATAAGATTCAAATTTTGCCTTCACAGCTAAAACCTGGCGATGCAGCAATTGTTGGTGCAAGCGCATTGGTTTATCAGGAACTAAATAAAATGTAA
- a CDS encoding carboxylesterase family protein encodes MKNIKKHIIPVLFILFSVFIFHKSAHAAGALKKVKYNYLLHLPDDYGKDPNKKWPVIFYLHGRHASGKNLESLERYGLPYYLDKGKKVDFIVVSPQCPWNKNWASEDWFNPVYDEVAAKLKVDDSRVYLIGMSMGGFGTWALANRMPDRFAAISPMCGGADVKWANQLSKVPTWVFHGTADRSIPISRSEVIVKALEKLKAEIKFTRLKNMGHDISKQFDNNELYSWLLEHSLKKMPFWQEPLPFIKTIAAFKVTANPPLKSAGYAFAN; translated from the coding sequence TTGAAAAACATAAAAAAACATATTATTCCCGTACTTTTTATACTCTTTTCGGTATTCATTTTTCACAAAAGTGCCCATGCCGCAGGAGCTCTTAAAAAAGTAAAATACAACTATCTTTTACATTTGCCTGACGATTATGGCAAGGATCCAAATAAAAAATGGCCTGTTATTTTTTACCTGCATGGTCGTCATGCCAGCGGAAAAAATCTGGAAAGTTTGGAACGTTACGGATTGCCATATTATCTCGATAAAGGTAAAAAGGTGGATTTCATCGTCGTATCTCCGCAATGCCCCTGGAATAAAAACTGGGCTTCGGAAGACTGGTTTAATCCGGTTTACGATGAAGTGGCTGCCAAGCTAAAAGTTGATGACTCGCGCGTTTATTTGATTGGAATGAGTATGGGTGGTTTTGGAACCTGGGCATTGGCAAACCGCATGCCCGATCGTTTTGCCGCCATTTCACCCATGTGCGGAGGTGCCGATGTTAAATGGGCAAATCAGCTTAGCAAAGTTCCAACCTGGGTTTTCCACGGAACTGCCGACCGATCAATCCCGATAAGCCGTTCAGAGGTAATTGTAAAAGCGCTTGAAAAATTAAAGGCTGAAATCAAGTTTACCCGCCTGAAAAACATGGGGCACGACATAAGCAAACAATTCGACAATAACGAATTATACAGTTGGCTGTTGGAACATTCGTTGAAAAAAATGCCTTTCTGGCAAGAGCCACTTCCTTTCATCAAAACCATTGCCGCGTTCAAAGTCACAGCTAATCCTCCGTTGAAGTCGGCTGGCTATGCCTTTGCAAACTAA
- a CDS encoding MFS transporter — protein sequence MTNQSSSNLRIGMTFMASIFFIFGFITNFNIAMKDQVQLAFDLKTLYPGWENFFAQLVNGVFFFAYFCFSFISGMIIKKIGYKNGVIVGLVLVATGSYLFFPAVSVLSYPLFLGAIFVMATGVVFLQTAANPYVVALGPQETAPARLNLTQALNGVATTIAPYLAGILVLAPAVMALKNGASAQEAADFVKMPFVIIGSVVVLIAIGIVFIKLPEIIGDATVASMSALKKPQVWLGAIGIFCYVGAEVGTASQISSYLTNLLDMAKDEAVKLTAIYWGGNMIGRFIGSVLLGTLSKNLKYRYSLFILVFAFFVGWFIFSAGVKDGQFIFESKPIYGIIFFIIAVVNFLLMLLGRGIANVSLGIFGAANMFLVLAGFLLPPQIGMWCLLSVGFFNSIMFPNIFSLGVNDLDPSEMPIASGMINTMIVGGSVVPVVMGAITDSVSLKAALLVPIICYAYITFFALEGSKIR from the coding sequence ATGACAAACCAATCGAGCAGCAATCTCAGAATTGGAATGACCTTTATGGCTTCCATCTTCTTCATTTTTGGATTTATTACAAACTTCAACATTGCTATGAAAGATCAGGTGCAACTGGCATTTGATCTGAAAACGCTATATCCGGGATGGGAGAATTTTTTTGCACAACTTGTAAATGGCGTATTTTTCTTTGCCTATTTCTGTTTCAGCTTTATATCCGGCATGATTATCAAGAAAATTGGCTATAAAAATGGCGTTATCGTCGGTCTTGTATTAGTTGCAACAGGTAGCTACTTGTTTTTTCCAGCAGTTTCGGTTTTGTCGTACCCATTATTTTTGGGGGCTATATTTGTAATGGCAACTGGGGTTGTATTTTTGCAAACTGCCGCGAATCCTTACGTTGTAGCTTTAGGTCCGCAAGAAACCGCTCCTGCCCGGCTTAATTTAACTCAGGCTTTAAACGGGGTGGCTACCACCATTGCCCCTTACTTAGCTGGAATCCTGGTTTTGGCTCCTGCTGTAATGGCTCTTAAAAATGGAGCTTCTGCACAGGAAGCAGCCGATTTTGTTAAAATGCCATTCGTTATCATTGGTTCAGTAGTTGTTTTAATTGCGATTGGAATCGTGTTCATTAAGTTACCTGAAATTATAGGTGATGCGACTGTTGCATCTATGTCAGCCTTGAAAAAACCTCAGGTTTGGTTAGGTGCAATTGGGATTTTCTGCTATGTCGGAGCTGAGGTAGGCACTGCCTCCCAGATAAGTAGCTATTTGACTAATTTGCTGGATATGGCAAAAGATGAGGCTGTAAAATTAACTGCCATTTATTGGGGTGGAAATATGATTGGCCGTTTTATTGGGTCAGTTTTACTTGGTACGCTATCCAAAAATCTGAAATACAGGTATTCTTTGTTTATTTTAGTCTTCGCATTTTTCGTGGGTTGGTTTATCTTCTCGGCAGGGGTGAAAGACGGACAGTTTATTTTTGAATCGAAACCAATTTATGGCATAATTTTCTTTATTATTGCGGTTGTCAATTTTTTATTGATGCTTTTGGGCAGAGGTATTGCAAACGTTTCTTTGGGAATTTTCGGAGCAGCAAATATGTTCCTTGTTTTAGCCGGATTTCTGTTGCCTCCACAAATCGGAATGTGGTGTTTGCTTTCAGTAGGGTTCTTTAACTCGATCATGTTCCCCAATATTTTTTCATTGGGTGTTAACGATCTTGATCCTTCCGAAATGCCAATCGCATCCGGTATGATCAATACAATGATCGTTGGTGGATCGGTTGTTCCGGTGGTTATGGGCGCAATAACTGATTCCGTAAGCTTGAAAGCTGCTTTATTAGTTCCTATAATTTGTTATGCATATATCACGTTCTTTGCATTAGAGGGAAGTAAAATCCGATAA
- a CDS encoding Mrp/NBP35 family ATP-binding protein, which produces MTEIPRKLIVPKNITDALRNVIFPGSNQDVISLDMAQEIRVAGKKVTFSLVFQRSDDPNMAAVIAACEEAILTHLGSDVEIKGNITAKAIHQMERPILPGVKNLIAIASGKGGVGKSTVSVNLAIALAKTGAKVGLIDADIFGPSIPKMFGVEDVKPAGVRVDGKERIQPISKFGVNFLSIGFFVATEDAVIWRGPMASNALKQLITDGNWGTLDYLLFDLPPGTSDIHLTLVQTVPISGAVIVTTPQDVALADVIRGVNMFKGKGVDVPVLGLIENMAWFTPEELPENKYYIFGRDGGLKLAERLELPLLGQIPIVQGIREGGDSGNPVAWDDNSITGKVFAEIASNLIRESDARNVNLNPTKKVKVSRK; this is translated from the coding sequence ATGACAGAAATACCACGTAAATTAATTGTTCCCAAAAATATTACCGATGCGCTCCGGAATGTGATTTTCCCCGGAAGTAATCAGGATGTTATTTCGCTCGATATGGCTCAGGAAATTCGGGTTGCCGGCAAAAAAGTTACTTTTTCGCTGGTTTTTCAACGTTCGGATGACCCTAATATGGCTGCCGTTATTGCGGCCTGCGAGGAGGCTATTCTGACTCACCTTGGTTCCGACGTTGAAATAAAAGGCAACATCACTGCAAAGGCGATTCATCAAATGGAACGTCCGATTTTACCAGGAGTTAAAAACCTGATTGCTATTGCTTCAGGAAAAGGGGGCGTTGGGAAATCAACTGTTTCAGTAAATCTGGCCATTGCATTGGCTAAAACTGGAGCCAAAGTCGGACTGATTGATGCCGATATTTTCGGGCCGTCAATCCCAAAAATGTTTGGAGTTGAGGATGTTAAACCCGCCGGAGTTCGTGTTGATGGAAAAGAACGTATTCAACCCATCAGTAAATTTGGCGTTAACTTTTTGTCCATAGGTTTTTTTGTTGCTACTGAAGACGCTGTTATTTGGCGGGGACCAATGGCTTCGAACGCGCTTAAACAATTAATAACCGACGGCAATTGGGGAACATTGGATTACTTGCTTTTTGATCTTCCTCCCGGAACCAGCGATATTCACCTCACTTTGGTTCAAACCGTTCCCATTTCAGGAGCCGTTATTGTTACCACTCCTCAGGATGTAGCTTTGGCCGATGTAATCAGAGGGGTAAATATGTTCAAAGGAAAAGGTGTTGATGTTCCGGTTCTCGGGCTCATTGAAAATATGGCATGGTTTACGCCTGAAGAACTTCCCGAAAACAAATACTACATTTTCGGCAGGGATGGTGGTCTGAAACTGGCGGAGCGGCTCGAATTGCCTTTGCTTGGACAAATACCAATTGTTCAGGGGATTCGTGAAGGCGGCGATTCGGGTAATCCGGTCGCCTGGGACGATAACTCCATAACCGGGAAAGTATTTGCTGAGATAGCTTCTAATTTAATTCGGGAATCCGACGCACGAAATGTAAACCTGAATCCGACAAAAAAAGTAAAAGTCAGCCGAAAATAG
- the yidD gene encoding membrane protein insertion efficiency factor YidD — MKAIYRFILRFLGWILMAPVYFYKYAISPLTSPSCRHEPTCSQYAIEAIKIHGPFKGFWLGTKRISKCHPWGTHGYDPVPPKKERKSDQSQ, encoded by the coding sequence ATGAAGGCAATTTATCGATTCATATTACGATTTTTAGGTTGGATTCTGATGGCTCCGGTATATTTTTACAAATATGCCATCTCGCCCCTCACTTCACCTTCGTGCAGGCACGAACCAACTTGTTCTCAATATGCCATTGAGGCCATTAAGATTCACGGTCCGTTTAAAGGTTTCTGGCTTGGTACTAAACGAATCTCCAAATGTCATCCATGGGGAACGCACGGATATGATCCTGTGCCACCGAAGAAAGAGAGGAAAAGTGATCAGTCTCAGTAG
- a CDS encoding DUF5916 domain-containing protein, whose product MNLKSIYSLLLALFLMSVVSANNNPKDSLTTTDNKPLRTYTTIRLSTAKPVIDGKLDDDCWKTGEWAGDFTQWIPKEGAKPSQETQFKILYDDKNLYVAIRAFDKEPKKISRKGGRRDLLIGEQAGVNFDSYHDHRTGFEFSVTAAGQKVDLILTNPMEADFNWNAVWYVKTGLEDSAWVAEYEIPLSQLRYSKDKEQVWGMHVWRWIDRLSEESDWEPQSSTSPGMLYLFGELHGIKDLPKSRRIEIMPYTLGKLKTFDKVPQNPFAKNGHSFMGNVGLDAKIGLSSNFTADLTVNPDFGQVESDPSVMNLTAFETLYEEKRPFFLEGSNIFKFELGDANLFYTRRIGHTPVYHPELETNQYIDYPDNTSILSAVKISGKSKNGLAVGILHSLTAGENAQLSTNGIKKDLRVEPLTSYTVGRVQQDFNEGTTVLGGIITSTNRFINDPYLEFQNQNAFTGGVDLLHQWNKKEFYLDAKIIGSTINGSAEAIRNLQLSSARYYQRPDVNYLHYDPTRTQLSGQGGRVKIGKGSKGLWRYSSEFNWRSPGLDLNDIGFMQMADLVSQETEVSYFVNKPVSIFRTYSVAVHQSNNWDYGLNYLYSGLFLTSKFEFLNQWMVSPSVHFRNEGYDNRVLRGGEAMRLPALWEGSLEFHTDMAKKFIISLNATREAAQNENYRNSFVQATVTTIPYNVLKLSASVNYSENMDNLQYVDTKILGTDIKYILAHLNQKTLGATFRVDYNITPEISIQYYGSPFASVGKYSKLKEVTNPRATSYSDRFKLLNTQFVNNSYQVAETNEAPAYSVNNPDFTFNQFRSNLVFRWEYRPGSQLFFVWGNERTGWKNDSNSKVGRAVSDLKDVSPTNIFLIKLSYWFSL is encoded by the coding sequence ATGAACCTAAAATCGATTTATAGCCTTCTCTTGGCATTATTTCTGATGTCAGTTGTCTCTGCAAACAACAATCCGAAAGACAGTTTAACAACTACCGATAACAAACCACTCCGGACTTATACCACTATTCGTTTATCGACAGCAAAGCCGGTAATCGACGGAAAACTTGATGACGACTGCTGGAAAACTGGCGAATGGGCCGGCGATTTTACCCAGTGGATTCCGAAAGAAGGAGCAAAACCAAGTCAGGAAACTCAGTTTAAAATTTTATACGACGACAAAAATCTCTACGTGGCCATACGTGCCTTCGACAAGGAACCGAAGAAAATTTCAAGAAAGGGAGGACGAAGGGATTTACTTATTGGCGAACAGGCAGGAGTTAACTTCGATAGTTATCATGATCATCGCACCGGTTTTGAGTTTTCGGTAACCGCCGCCGGACAAAAAGTTGACCTGATACTTACCAATCCAATGGAAGCCGATTTTAATTGGAATGCCGTTTGGTACGTTAAAACCGGGTTGGAGGATTCGGCCTGGGTCGCCGAATATGAAATTCCACTCAGCCAGTTGCGCTACAGCAAAGACAAAGAACAGGTTTGGGGGATGCACGTATGGCGCTGGATTGACCGCCTGTCGGAAGAAAGCGACTGGGAGCCACAATCGTCAACCAGTCCCGGAATGTTATACCTGTTTGGCGAACTTCATGGAATTAAGGATTTGCCGAAATCGCGACGAATCGAAATTATGCCCTACACGCTGGGAAAACTTAAAACTTTCGATAAGGTTCCGCAAAATCCTTTTGCCAAAAATGGGCATTCGTTTATGGGAAATGTTGGACTCGATGCCAAGATTGGGCTATCGAGTAATTTTACCGCTGACTTAACAGTGAATCCGGACTTCGGGCAAGTTGAATCAGATCCGTCGGTGATGAACCTCACCGCATTCGAGACTTTATACGAAGAGAAACGCCCCTTCTTTTTGGAAGGAAGTAACATCTTCAAATTCGAGTTGGGCGACGCCAACCTGTTTTACACGCGCAGAATTGGACACACTCCGGTTTATCATCCGGAGTTGGAAACAAATCAATACATCGATTACCCCGACAATACCTCAATTTTAAGCGCCGTTAAAATAAGTGGGAAAAGCAAGAATGGATTGGCCGTTGGCATTCTTCATAGCCTGACAGCCGGAGAAAATGCCCAACTATCGACCAACGGAATAAAAAAGGACCTTCGTGTTGAACCACTTACCAGCTATACCGTTGGCCGGGTTCAGCAGGATTTTAATGAGGGGACTACCGTTCTGGGTGGAATTATTACTTCAACCAACCGCTTTATAAACGATCCTTATCTCGAATTTCAAAACCAAAATGCCTTTACCGGAGGTGTCGATTTGCTACACCAATGGAATAAAAAAGAGTTTTATCTGGATGCAAAAATCATCGGAAGTACGATTAATGGAAGTGCCGAAGCTATTCGAAATCTTCAATTGTCGTCGGCAAGATATTATCAACGGCCTGATGTGAATTACCTACATTACGACCCAACCCGGACTCAATTGTCGGGGCAGGGTGGCCGGGTAAAAATAGGTAAAGGAAGTAAAGGGTTGTGGCGTTATTCCAGTGAGTTCAACTGGCGCTCACCCGGACTTGATCTGAACGACATTGGGTTTATGCAAATGGCCGATCTGGTTTCGCAGGAAACCGAAGTGTCGTATTTCGTGAATAAGCCTGTTTCTATTTTCCGAACCTATTCAGTCGCTGTTCATCAAAGCAACAACTGGGATTATGGTCTGAACTATCTGTATTCTGGCTTATTTCTCACTTCTAAATTCGAATTTCTGAACCAATGGATGGTGTCGCCTTCTGTTCATTTCAGGAATGAAGGATACGACAATCGGGTGCTACGCGGCGGAGAAGCCATGCGTCTTCCTGCTCTTTGGGAAGGATCATTGGAATTTCATACCGATATGGCGAAAAAATTCATCATCAGTTTGAATGCCACCAGGGAGGCTGCACAGAATGAAAATTACCGCAATTCGTTTGTTCAGGCTACAGTAACAACGATCCCCTACAACGTGCTAAAACTCTCGGCAAGTGTAAATTATTCAGAAAATATGGACAATCTGCAATATGTCGACACAAAGATTCTGGGTACCGATATCAAATACATTTTGGCTCATCTCAATCAGAAAACATTGGGAGCCACGTTCAGGGTCGATTACAACATTACTCCTGAAATTTCAATTCAGTACTACGGAAGCCCTTTTGCTTCAGTAGGAAAATATTCGAAACTAAAAGAAGTGACGAATCCGAGAGCAACTTCGTACTCAGATCGGTTTAAATTGCTAAACACACAATTCGTTAACAATTCCTATCAAGTTGCCGAAACCAATGAGGCACCGGCATATTCTGTTAATAATCCTGATTTCACCTTTAACCAGTTCCGGTCGAACCTGGTATTCCGATGGGAGTATCGCCCCGGCTCACAACTATTTTTTGTGTGGGGAAATGAGCGCACTGGCTGGAAAAATGACAGCAACTCGAAAGTAGGAAGAGCAGTAAGCGATTTAAAAGATGTATCGCCAACCAATATTTTCCTGATCAAACTTAGTTATTGGTTTTCGTTGTAG
- a CDS encoding metal ABC transporter permease, with amino-acid sequence MNTIIELFSYDFFVNAFMASLLAAISCGIVGTYIVSRRIVFISGGITHASFGGIGMGYYLGINPLFGAGIFAILSGMGIQLFSSKGKVREDSSIAIWWSLGMAIGIIFVYMTPGYAPNLMSYLFGSILTVSTSEIGLMLALSIIIILFFTLFYRTILYISFDEDFARTSNLPVNLFNYLLMVLISLTIVLNIRVVGIILILSLLTIPQATANVLTREFGRMMFYSVGFAFLASFIGLLVSYFADIPSGATIIFTQVILFGLVKLIKTISSSRK; translated from the coding sequence ATGAACACAATCATTGAGCTGTTTTCATACGACTTTTTTGTGAATGCCTTTATGGCATCGCTGTTAGCAGCAATCTCATGCGGAATTGTGGGCACTTACATTGTTTCGCGCCGGATTGTCTTTATCAGTGGCGGAATCACTCATGCCTCTTTTGGTGGAATCGGGATGGGTTATTATTTGGGCATTAATCCGCTTTTTGGAGCAGGCATTTTTGCAATCTTATCGGGGATGGGGATTCAACTTTTCAGCAGCAAAGGGAAAGTTCGCGAAGATTCGTCGATCGCCATCTGGTGGTCGCTCGGAATGGCCATCGGAATCATTTTTGTTTACATGACTCCGGGGTATGCGCCCAACCTGATGAGCTATCTGTTTGGAAGTATCCTGACCGTTTCTACCAGCGAAATCGGACTGATGCTGGCGCTCTCAATTATTATCATTTTGTTTTTCACTTTGTTTTACCGCACCATTCTGTACATTTCGTTCGACGAAGATTTTGCCCGTACTTCCAATCTGCCCGTAAATTTGTTCAATTATTTGCTGATGGTTCTGATTTCGCTCACCATCGTATTGAATATCCGCGTTGTGGGCATAATTTTGATTTTATCGCTACTTACCATTCCGCAGGCAACTGCGAATGTACTGACCCGCGAATTTGGCCGGATGATGTTTTATTCTGTAGGATTTGCTTTTCTGGCATCGTTTATCGGATTATTGGTTTCATATTTTGCCGATATTCCTTCCGGAGCAACCATTATTTTCACGCAGGTAATCCTGTTTGGATTGGTAAAACTGATCAAAACGATTAGTTCTTCCCGAAAATAA
- a CDS encoding metal ABC transporter ATP-binding protein — protein MKKLLEIKNLSAGYDNNIVLENISMEVFSGDFIGVIGPNGGGKTTLIKTILGLIKPVSGEMKLHISKTNIGYLPQVNQIDKRFPISVIDVVRSGKANSALFSSFHKNTEEKEKAESLLAEMGISAIRNKPIGELSGGQMQRVFLCRALMNQPELLVLDEPSTYVDNTFEGELYLKLKELNEQMAIILISHDVGTISFFVKTIACVNRSLHHHPSNIITEEQLTSYNCPLQIITHGNIPHTVLKLHDEHDHHEHNH, from the coding sequence ATGAAGAAACTGCTCGAAATAAAGAACCTCTCTGCTGGGTACGACAACAATATTGTACTCGAAAATATTTCTATGGAAGTTTTTTCAGGAGACTTTATTGGTGTTATCGGGCCAAACGGTGGAGGCAAAACCACGCTGATTAAAACCATTCTGGGCCTGATCAAACCCGTTTCCGGAGAAATGAAGCTCCACATCAGTAAAACCAATATTGGCTACCTTCCTCAAGTCAATCAGATCGATAAACGGTTTCCGATTTCAGTGATTGATGTTGTTCGCTCCGGAAAGGCGAATTCTGCCTTGTTCTCGTCGTTTCATAAAAATACCGAGGAAAAGGAAAAAGCCGAATCGTTGCTTGCCGAAATGGGGATTTCAGCAATCCGAAATAAACCAATTGGTGAGCTTTCGGGAGGACAAATGCAGCGCGTATTTTTATGCCGGGCTCTGATGAATCAGCCTGAATTGCTGGTTTTGGACGAACCAAGCACCTATGTCGATAATACTTTTGAAGGCGAATTATACCTGAAGCTGAAGGAACTGAACGAGCAAATGGCTATTATCCTGATCTCGCACGATGTGGGAACCATTTCGTTTTTTGTGAAAACCATTGCGTGTGTCAACCGAAGTTTGCACCATCATCCGAGCAATATTATTACTGAAGAACAACTGACTTCGTACAATTGTCCGCTGCAAATTATCACTCACGGAAACATACCGCATACTGTATTGAAATTACACGACGAACACGATCATCATGAACACAATCATTGA